A window of Impatiens glandulifera unplaced genomic scaffold, dImpGla2.1, whole genome shotgun sequence genomic DNA:
TCTCAAGGCTTGCGGCCGCACTGGTATTGTCAAGACTTATAGCCGattgttcttcttcattcggtccttcttctttttcagaCGGATTTTCATCCGTGTTCTGCGTGCCAGTTCGGTCAGACGTTGAGGCCGAATCTTCCTCATTTCTTATTTGCGAGGGCGGTTCCGTGAATACTATCGGTTCCTTACCCTTCTTGCTCCCATACTTGTCTTTTACCGGAGCCGGTGTCTTGGCGGTAGATTTCTTCCTTCGGCCACCTatagaaccgggggccggctgcttcctctccAGGAATTGTCGTGATCTTATTATCTTGCTCGATGGAGGAGaaacaccaggaccggtgttgatgttgttgtggAGCATGATTTTTCCAagagggatggcgtatccccatgactaGGCGGAATCCGGTTTTACCATATCTTTCAGGTTGTTGAAAATCTCCTTCGCCCAGTTGACGTTCGTACCGTCCAGCAAACCGATAAGCATCTCGATTttggccttggtgaggttgtcgtaatttccacctctcgcttgaaccgactttgtgaatatgtcacaaagcggtatgtattcCGGTCGTAATGTcgatttcttaccggatactttcaCCGGTTCCCCGTTTGTAGAGAGAATCTGGCAGGCTGCCTCGAATGTTGTTGGGGCTAGCTCCATCGAAGCGTTTCGGCCATCTGTTGGAAGACGTAGGATctccgcaaccgattcttcggttatCTCGAATTGTTTACCGCCAACAGTTGCGGTTATTTTGTCTCTAGAGAGagatgcggttttgaagaattcttcaaccgcttctctgTAGAGAACAAAGGGACCGCCTAGAAAATACTCGAGTCCGGCTTCGGTGATccggtcaataacttcctttgcCGCAACCGAACCGTTTTGTCGGATCTCCTCAAAATCCACCTGAATGATATGTTTGAATAAAGCCGAAGCACGACCCATCTTAGATGATTGAGAGGGTTTGAGAGAACAAGAGAATAACCGCTGAGAGAGAGTTtaagagcttagagagagaaagctgtttcgcgtaagagtgaaatgaaatggccaatgaccctttttataggcgcggtctggaaacccaaccgtcccatcaacttttggcgggaattttccctccaagccaaagaggcggcaaaccgtgggcgggaagccaaaaggcggGAATCCAAGGGCGGCAAACTATCGGCGCCAAATCAGAGGCGGGTATTTTGAGCGGGAActctttgggcgggaaatttccctccaaatttttcgatttttgtttttgatgaCGCAATCCCCCTTTGAAACTGTTAGATGCTGcggtgtttttattttaaccggagagtttggttatcgaaatttaaccggttatttgaataagtagaatttttgcaatcttttgagtttaagcggttttTCTTGAGACCGTGCATAACTGCGAAGACGCGGTTACTTTGATATTGACCGGATAAGAACGAGGTTACTTGACAATATTAACTGGTTACTTAGATGAATGTTCTGATTATTATGTTgacccggttatttagactGAAATAGAATTTCATTGAATGAAAAGgtacaagatagaaaccgatatatggatcggtttggaaatagaaatacataagaaataaagataaCTTATGTGATAACGACTTTTGAAAGCTTTTCTTCCACTCCATCTATGTCAAGGATGTTTGAaggagatgccggtgtgcccggtccaaattctgggcaGTACTTGAGAATAATTCGACTTAtatgaggagcataaccgagacctttcttggttagcaccatggttttcaggttctgaaaaatgacggttgaccaattgatggccgtgttgctaacaatataggtcatcatgttgaatgttttcttggagtaacgctgattcggggattgacaaatgatagagcgggttacaatctcaagaaggagttggatgtggtgagcaaagcgggtttttaacccatggttttccaccggaacatcggttccagagaagaatATTGAGTGATCGGTTGCTGcacttcccacccgggttgggaagtcggaaaacccttctgtgggcaggttgaacatctgggcaaattcggcttcatccagccagaaggtatggtctctcaccgtggaaACGATATAGTTTCCTCTGatgcaagcacttctgaagaacgtcttgacatcctcaagaagtatgggaccggattcttcgagaaatgttcgaagaccggtgtcaatgagagattcgAACATGACCTCCTTTGTTTCTatgtcccaatgttccatacatgaatcgaagttgatgctcaggaagtttcctagagttctgctcggcatgattcaaactttgctattagagagagaaggagtttatgatttgagatgtgttaatttgattaggaaaggtctttttatatagatccggttttggagggaaaacatcaacattgaatgtcagttttgtcttattggagaagagaatctttatgtttccaaagtcCATTAGGAAGAGGctgattgcggagctcgaggtaggttttagttgaaaagtaaccaagttagttgggtattgattacccatgtagttgggggttacctcattaattaaatgttacttttcattaatgacccatgcaacaacacactgaaaagtaaccgataGAAACCGAAGATAACTTAGGCTAAACCGAAGAGAACATAGATAAAACTGAAATGATCATAAGGATGCTGaacaaagatacacccggtgcgtgcagcaaaatgaccgggtgtaggaggGAGTGACCTAATATCCGCTTGAGTTGGTGTGACCGTTGGAGTGAATGTGatggttcctcctcttccacgccttctcaaaccgctcatagaatgagtcggttaCTTCCTTGGTAAGTACTTGGGCTTGGTTCAGCCCTTCTCCCGGACATGTTgggactccaagctccagaagcagacagcttatttgaggaacgaggccgactgattgaacgccaatcatccagactaggacgtcgaacagtaccctcgACCAATTGACTGGTGTGCCAGTAGTTATAGCAaccatcatgttgaaggcagcggtgcagtatgtgttggtcacatcccttcccaggatgcctcgaccgattaCATCATTGAaaagctggtattcagctttcaatagtgacttagcaccgtggtcatccaCTGGATGGCTTGACCGGGCAAAGGATAAGGAGATCTCTGCTTTTAGTTCGGCCGGTATGTTGAGGTCGGTTAGCCCCTACTTTGGTAGGTTAAAGCATCTggcaaagtcattttcggtaaaGTCAAATACAATTCCTCCTACCTTTGACTGGATGtgagtgtcaaagtgaggagttccacAAAAGACCCTGGCGTTATAGAAGAACTCCAGGACAGActcagaatagatgacatgtttgtcatctagaaagtgttggagaccagtgtcttcaagtgatttgatcatcttgaagacctcataatgctcagtgctttgagaagagttgaaatccacttgaaggatgtttggaaactgagacatgttgtcttagtgagagaaagaGTTATGcagcttgtgattgttttgtttaaggtttgttcaacttatatactagtggagagagaaCCCTATTATCCAGGTATCAAATGTGAAAATGTCTATTGACCATAGGATAaagagttttgcatgaaataagcatgtctacagcctaggatgttggtcatagacctggaccatgaaagatatcaaatcttcacgtctttttagttgcgaccattttactttgaaaaggaaatttttcagaacagataagtttaaacacagataattattccacttttgtttgaagctcaaataatctaagataacttatttccgaaccggtcagttatcagttgttcgtcccgatgcggttatttggtgcatgcactaaataaccggtcggtttactctgactgataaactaggcggttcttccatagataccttgggaaatttgaagtccgacagtttaggaggaactaccggttttgtctgtccgaaccgaattcctttaagcatccttagggatgatctgactaatgtcggttaaaccgagtgtaagtctgaattgagagaacttagcttcctgtagaggcttggtgaagatatcggctacttgttgatctgttggtacgtattatagccggatatgcttcagcatgatatgttcccgaatgaagtggtgtcttatgtcaatatgcttggttctggagtgtagaaccggattgtaggtgattgctatggcacttgtgttgtcacagaagatcggagactcttcggctgtgacactgaagtccttcagttgttgttggatccaaagaagttgtgaacaacagcttccggccgccaggtattcagcttctgcggttgatgtggccactaGTGTTtatttcttgctatgccatgaaacaagccggtcacctaggaattggcatgttccgctggtgctttttctatcaatcttgcaacctgcatagtctgcatctgaataactcgttaggttaaaggatgaatcctttggataccacaggccgacgtcaggtgttccctttaggtatttcaatattcgctttgcggctgtgtagtgggattgttttgggttggcctgaaatcttccacacacaccaactgcaaatagaatatccggtctacttgctgtcaggtataagagagaaccgatgatgccccggtaagcggtcaggtctactaattgaccatcatcatctttgtccaatttaaccgatgagctcattggagtagctgctgaggagcatgtgtccatcccaaatttctttagaagctccttggtgtacatgggttggcttatgaacgttccttcttcgagttgtttaacctgaagacctaggaagaaacttaattctcccatcatactcatttcaaacttgttagtcatcaaggttgagaatttatcacataacttaggatcggttgaaccgaagatgatatcatctacatagatttgaacaagtaggatatgttccttcttctcaaatttaaataacgttttatccaccgaaccgatggtgaagtcatgttttaacaaaaatgcggttagtgtgtcataccaggctctaggtgcttgctttagaccgtataaagctttgtttaaccggtatacatggtttggaaattcagcacttttgaaaccgggtggttgttcaacatacacctcttcacgtaggtcaccattcaaaaatgcacttttaacatccatttggaaaaccttaaagtttttgaatgcagcaaaagctagaaaaatcctaatagcttcaatcctagctacaggggcaaatgattcttcaaaatcaatgccttctccctgtttgtaaccttgtgccactaatctggctttgttcctcgtgaccaaaccgtcttcattgagtttatttctaaattcccatcttgttcctatgaccggttgatctttcggtctagggactaggtaccagactttattactctcaaactggtttagctcttcttgcattcccaagatccaatctggatctgacaatgcttcatctattcttttcggctcaatctgggatataaaggcggaattgaagtattcctccagaatttgacgcctagttcgaacaggttctgaagggtcacctataatttgctcaagaggatgtttagtgtttttttgaaattcggttcagggatgtctaccaaattaccgtttgcttgatcaaggctagacatatcggtaggctgaacgggATTGTCAGACtaaccgatttcctcagtttgaaccgatgtgtcagcttcctgtcgtgggacagcttgatccggctgggtttcaatattacccatttggtcatggacaaaccgcctgaagaccggaatctcatcttcactatcagaatggatattgttgttttccaatctgttgtgtagatcaaagcatgatgcagtattactttcaaccgattcatcgaaaacaacatgaagtgattcctccttggttaaggttctattgttatacactctatatgccttacttactgctgagtaacctagcatgattccagtatcggtttttgcatcaaaagcagaaaggtaggttttaccatttatatgaatatagcatttacacccaaaaatcttaaggtacctaaggttgggaaccctgttaaaataaacctcatacggtgttttgttgtgaaatttgttaatcagagacctgttttgtgtataacatgcagtattgatagcttcagcccaaaaattttgagcaatacccgaatcggctatcatggaccgtgcggcttccttgagagtccggtttcttctctcggccaggccattttgttgaggattcctagcactagacaactcgtgtctaataccggattcatcaagaaatgcggttaaggtactattggtgaattcggtacctctatcacttctaatgttattaatgcgagttgatttttcgttttgcaaacgtttaaacagtgtgatcaagtttgatgcggtttcacgtttagatggtagaaatattacccatgtgtacctagaataatcatcaataactatcatggtgtaaagcatacctcctaggctgatgacctgaatcggtccaaataaatccatgtgaagaagatccaagcatcggttagattgaatattccctttacttttaaaggttgacctagtttgtttacccatttgacatgctgaacaaaccttgtctttgttaaatactatgtcaggaataccttcaactagctttttaccgcgaatatagtttaaggttttcatgttcagatggtttagtcttttatgccacaaccaggtttgatcagtcttagctatcatgcatacaggatattctatcttagttttccagtctaccttgtagatatttcctagcctatttccggttagtagtataataccttgagagttcttaactaagcatgcatgtttaagaaattctaccgtgtatccagcatcacacatttgactaatgcttagcaggttaaaacgtaggttttcaactaggagtacattatcaattgtcaggttaccatggacaatcttacccttgcccacagttctaccttttgagttgtcaccgaaagtgattagtgcaccggtctctattctgatgtcggttagcaggttgttgttcccggtcatatgcttGGAGCAACCACTGTCTAAGTACCATTCatagtttcctagccgtttctttaaatcctgcaaaatgtacatatttacaactatttgtacccacatttacttgggtccacatgcgattagtcccttgggcatccagaccttgacaaaccggacagctttcTTTGTTAAGGTCTTGACCGtctttttggcactcggttttggatatctcggtttttctacgaaggctttaaatgagggtgatctttggtttgtccaAGGCGGTTGAGGATTGGTTCTCCTATTTTTGAACaggtcggcttttcttttctcagggtcaagccacatccacagaaccggttgcacctgcaccgatcagaaccgccgaacagttcaccgaggatgccatggcaatgcttgcacagaaatttgggaggttcatgaaaagaagtcAACCGACGAACAATtacaactacggtgataaatcaaacgtaaggtgttataactacAACTATCTGGGACATTtgaagtgggaatgcagaaaaccgaggagggatgaccggaaaccggacaaccaaaataaccgaaacaactatcaacaaaccggtgaaggaagtgaggttcagaaagcactgatagctgatgatggaggaagcttttgggctcacagtgacagtgatgatgaactcacatgcctcatggcaaatgaggaacaagtatttgactctccttgtgaagaatttactaaagaggAGTTATATAATGCgttaaatgatatggtagctgagtataagaacctactagccatgttacctaagcaactcaactttagaaccgactctatagtacccattctgacAGAACCAGAAATAACCGTTCtaaccgaaccagagatcatagaacctgatgaaatccctactttagaaaccgagttagcacCTGAACCATCACTcaagaccgaacagtctagtgaaccagtTCGAGAATtaaccgaagaagaaaatgcccaactccagtataaaatggccgcatataagagatctagtgacatggtaaagaagatgtgtagttataagagaaatcctttttgcatgttcggcttaggatacaaaaaggatagatccaaagaccaaaaacccgcaGAGAAAGTAAGGCTCTCAAAGAATGACCTTCCTTTTATAAGTTTcattagaagttccttaaccgctgaagaggaattgaccgcattaaaagataataagttttgtttcaaaattcatagatttattatattcttttcttGAAAGGGATTGAACCATTTTTTTCCTTGCAAATGTATTGTTATTAATTGATTGTatagttactttttttttttcatcaaaacaTAAGAAGAGTGAAGATAGTAATAAACTACTTTAAGATGTTGAAATATAAATATGcatgataataatattgttgcaaaaaaatataaaggttAATGAGACCCAATAATTTGTAATCACGGAAATCTATTTTTTTGTACTTTAAGTATAAATGCcaattatttgatttgtatTGTTGCTGACTTTTAAAACTAACCAAACAAAGTGACAGACTTCgcttaaataatacaaataataaaaaaaaattgaagatcaTACATCTCTAAAGTTTCGTAAAGAGAAATAATGAGATTGATTTCAAAACCATCCATAAAAACTAGTGCAAGCTCAACGAAagtcatatatttttttgtttcaatattttgttcCTTTTGTGTGGAGCTTATAAATTAAGCATAAATCGTTGTTATTTGAGAACAATTCATGTTGAATTTGTTAGGTGCTGATCTCtgttttaagatatttattttcgTGGATAAGATGAagatttttcttttcataattttcttttactgttatcattttaaatatgaaatatataccAAATTGCAAGCTAATTATTATTGAATCTATCTACCCATTTCTTGTGAACTACAAGTCATAGCCCCAAAAGAAGATAACTTGTTTGAACTTGTCCCCGCTAATGAACTCGACAAAGATCCATTGTTTGAACTTGTCCCCGCTAATGAACTCGACAAAGATCCATTCGTATGTCCACAAATCGCAGAATCCAATTTCTCATCCATCTCAGGTATCATCGACTCATCTCCGTCCAAATATCGAGTCACTTGTCTCATACTAGGCCTTAACTCCGCTAAAGTATGCGAACAAACAAGTCCCACTCGCAAAACCATCTCTACCTCTTCAACCACAAAAACTCCATTCAATCTAGGATCTACAATATCAACTATCTCATTATCAATCACTTTAAGCCACTCGATTACCCAATCGAGTAGCATCATTTTATCCAAACCGGGAACATACACAATCGAACCCCGTCCACAAATCAACTCCAATAATAGAACCCCGAAAGCAAATACATCCGACCTAGTGGACGACTCCCCTGTTTTAGCCAATTCTGGGGCTATGTACCCAATTGTCCCAACCACTTTCGTATTGTGCGAATTTTGCCCGTGATCGTACAATCTCGCAAGGCCAAAATCGCCTAATCGAGCGGTCATCTCGGAATCAACTAACACGTTACTCGACTTCACGTCACGATGGATCACCACTTTATCCCATTCCTcgtgtaaatataaaattcccGCGGCCACATCTTTAATGATACGAAAACGCTGATCCCAACTCAATATCGAGCCGTCCCTCGGCCTTAGTAGTAGCGAATCGAGACCACCTTTAGGGACGTAATCATAAACTAGTAGcaattcatttttcttcttGCACCAACCTTGAAGATTAACCAAATTCTTATGTCTTAACCTGCCTAAGCTCTCGATCTCCGCCGCAAACTCCCTCATACCTTGAATTGAATTGTTGATCAACCTCTTAACCGCGACCTCGGACCCATTACTAGGTAAAACACCCTTATAAACTGCTCCAAATCCACCATTTCCTATAAGCTCACTCTCCTTAAACCCTTGAGTCGCCTTATAAAGATCTTTGTACTGAATCCTATGTGGGTAATCCAATTCCCAATCCTCGACCCTCTCAGAATACTCCTTTTTCCTTCTATACACAGCAAGGTAAATCAAAACCCAACATAACACAACCACCAATCCGATCAAAGAACAAACAAGCCCGACAACCATACGGCTAAAGGACCGTCGTCGTCGTTTGGAAGCCTCCGGCACCGGAGGTAGTTGCGTAACATCTATGGAATCCGCCATTCCTTCCGAGCTAAAGCTCCATCCAAGTATGTAATGCGAACTTGTTTTTTCCCCGGTTGCAGCGGAAAAACCAACGTACATCTTATCGAGAAGCTTCGCGGGTAAATCCATGACCTGAGATATCAACGGTCGAATCGGTTTGGGAATGTTCAATGGA
This region includes:
- the LOC124918174 gene encoding probable L-type lectin-domain containing receptor kinase VI.1, whose translation is MSEFSIASISILLLLPLFIQLANSIDFSYTGFNNQNLTLDDGATILPTGALKLTNETKNIMGHAFYPRPFQFIISPTNISSFSTHFIFAIVSPIPNNGGHGLAFTLSPSTTFPGAQPDHFLGILNSTNNGLDSNHIFAVEFDTVNGHNEGLNTDGNHVGININSMDSNATEPASYYVNDTEKKEEVNLETGDPIQAWIDYDGFTKLLNVTISPLNIPKPIRPLISQVMDLPAKLLDKMYVGFSAATGEKTSSHYILGWSFSSEGMADSIDVTQLPPVPEASKRRRRSFSRMVVGLVCSLIGLVVVLCWVLIYLAVYRRKKEYSERVEDWELDYPHRIQYKDLYKATQGFKESELIGNGGFGAVYKGVLPSNGSEVAVKRLINNSIQGMREFAAEIESLGRLRHKNLVNLQGWCKKKNELLLVYDYVPKGGLDSLLLRPRDGSILSWDQRFRIIKDVAAGILYLHEEWDKVVIHRDVKSSNVLVDSEMTARLGDFGLARLYDHGQNSHNTKVVGTIGYIAPELAKTGESSTRSDVFAFGVLLLELICGRGSIVYVPGLDKMMLLDWVIEWLKVIDNEIVDIVDPRLNGVFVVEEVEMVLRVGLVCSHTLAELRPSMRQVTRYLDGDESMIPEMDEKLDSAICGHTNGSLSSSLAGTSSNNGSLSSSLAGTSSNKLSSFGAMTCSSQEMGR